From one Sphaeramia orbicularis chromosome 9, fSphaOr1.1, whole genome shotgun sequence genomic stretch:
- the sprn2 gene encoding shadow of prion protein 2: MSRVHRTSVSLTLVLLLLATLVPSSEARRGRGGFGGFSRGGGGGSSRGWGGGGGAYRPVQSSGPSAGKVAGAAAAGAIGGAMVGSALSRPGYGFGGGYGGYGGYGGYGGYGGYGGYGGYGGYGGGYGVPRYGRGHGAPYEPEGSGDMEFYYGAASSGPAYSSIIVVIGSLMALLMGHWGALM; the protein is encoded by the coding sequence ATGTCCAGAGTGCACAGGACCTCCGTCTCGCTGACCCTCGTCCTCCTGCTCTTGGCCACACTCGTACCCAGCTCTGAGGCCCGGCGGGGGCGTGGAGGATTTGGTGGATTcagcagaggaggtggaggaggctcCAGCCGGGGCTGGGGTGGAGGGGGGGGCGCGTACAGGCCGGTCCAGAGCAGCGGCCCCAGCGCTGGGAAAGTCGCAGGTGCAGCTGCAGCAGGGGCcatagggggcgctatggtgggGTCTGCCCTGAGCCGACCCGGGTACGGGTTTGGAGGAGGATACGGGGGATACGGGGGATATGGGGGATACGGCGGGTATGGAGGGTACGGAGGATACGGAGGATACGGAGGATACGGGGGTGGGTATGGGGTCCCACGCTATGGGCGAGGACACGGGGCCCCCTATGAGCCCGAGGGTTCTGGGGACATGGAGTTCTACTACGGCGCAGCGTCCAGCGGACCCGCCTACAGCAGCATCATCGTTGTGATTGGCTCCCTGATGGCCCTGCTCATGGGCCACTGGGGGGCGCTCATGTAG